Proteins encoded within one genomic window of Halocatena marina:
- a CDS encoding 30S ribosomal protein S28e translates to MSAENQEGATAAEVVEVVGKTGMHGEAMQVKCRIRSGENQGRIITRNVLGPVREGDILQLRETAREADAIGGQ, encoded by the coding sequence ATGAGCGCGGAAAATCAGGAGGGTGCGACGGCAGCCGAGGTCGTCGAAGTTGTCGGAAAAACCGGCATGCACGGCGAGGCAATGCAGGTCAAATGTCGCATCCGATCCGGCGAAAACCAAGGTCGAATCATCACACGAAACGTCCTCGGTCCGGTCCGCGAAGGAGACATCCTACAGCTCCGTGAGACCGCCCGCGAAGCAGACGCTATCGGAGGCCAGTAA
- the tmcA gene encoding tRNA(Met) cytidine acetyltransferase TmcA, producing MLVDLVQSLRDEARRANERRLLVLTGTHETCLDAVSTVLDTLAADAVLVGHRTLKECEHYRPKKSDALLGTTRECIVFDAHEECRPNTIGRVVGAVDGGGLLILLAPPLDAWPDQHDQFDETLAVPPSEDTDVTRNFRRRLIALLRAHEGIAIVDVDTQRIERDGLTDPEPADGTFHPTPPSESNRSFPSAAYQSCLTADQLRAVRTLERLREPARATVIEADRGRGKSSAAGLAAGALAVDGRDVLVTAPTFVGTRAVFTRARELLEQLDALSATEETVVRSNAGGRVYFKPPASATDALREESEKPDAVIVDEAAALSVALLEQFLTPTPVVFATTIHGYEGAGRGFSVRFRDRLAESDLDVTECTLRRPIRYATTDPIERWAFRTLLLDARPAVKELVTDARSETIEYERPTAEALINDEHRLRELFGLLVLAHYRTEPDDLVRLLDAPNLSIRALTHGGRIVSVALLAREGGLSRETRTAAYAGDRIRGNMLPDLLTGQLRDPDATATTGMRVMRIATHPAVRSRGLGSRLLDEIHAEFEQIDWFGVAYGTTPELLRFWRENGYRTVHLSTTRNETSGEHSAAMLRPVGESALFERHTRWFRERIGGMLSDTLTDLDPDIVRAALAATDGPAVLELTDREWQLIVSAAFGPGQFDMHPGPFRRLVLTTLSDPTADVLSAREERLLVRRVLQAHSWDEVAEAMEMSSSACRRALGRALQPLVDLYGTQAAADERRWYDE from the coding sequence ATGCTCGTGGATCTCGTGCAGTCGCTCCGCGATGAGGCTCGCCGCGCGAACGAGCGGCGACTCCTCGTTCTCACAGGCACGCATGAGACTTGTCTCGACGCTGTTTCGACTGTTCTCGATACGCTCGCAGCCGATGCTGTTCTCGTTGGGCACCGTACTCTCAAGGAGTGTGAGCACTACCGACCCAAGAAATCGGACGCATTACTCGGAACGACTCGTGAATGCATCGTTTTCGATGCTCACGAGGAGTGTCGTCCGAACACCATTGGTCGTGTGGTTGGTGCGGTCGATGGAGGCGGGCTGTTGATCCTGCTTGCACCGCCACTCGATGCGTGGCCCGACCAACACGATCAATTCGACGAAACCCTCGCTGTCCCGCCCAGTGAGGATACTGACGTAACGAGAAACTTCCGACGTCGGTTGATCGCCCTCCTCCGTGCTCACGAGGGAATTGCCATCGTCGACGTGGATACCCAGCGCATCGAACGAGACGGACTAACCGACCCGGAACCAGCAGACGGGACATTCCACCCGACACCACCGTCCGAATCGAATCGATCGTTTCCAAGCGCCGCCTACCAGTCCTGTTTGACCGCCGACCAGCTGCGGGCCGTTCGGACGCTCGAACGGCTTCGTGAGCCGGCTCGTGCCACCGTTATCGAAGCTGACCGGGGACGAGGGAAGTCGAGTGCCGCTGGTCTTGCTGCGGGCGCACTCGCTGTTGATGGCCGCGACGTTCTCGTGACCGCGCCAACGTTCGTCGGCACACGAGCGGTGTTTACCCGCGCTCGGGAGTTGTTAGAGCAACTCGACGCGCTGTCAGCAACTGAGGAAACCGTCGTTCGCTCAAATGCTGGTGGACGAGTGTATTTCAAACCACCGGCCAGCGCAACCGACGCACTGAGAGAAGAGTCTGAGAAGCCGGATGCGGTCATCGTCGATGAGGCTGCTGCGCTTTCGGTCGCACTTCTCGAACAGTTTCTCACGCCCACACCTGTCGTGTTCGCGACCACCATCCACGGCTATGAAGGTGCTGGGCGAGGGTTTTCGGTGCGCTTTCGTGACCGACTGGCAGAAAGCGACCTCGATGTGACCGAGTGTACACTCCGAAGACCCATTCGATACGCCACAACAGATCCGATCGAGCGCTGGGCGTTTCGGACGCTGTTGCTCGACGCCCGGCCAGCCGTCAAAGAGCTGGTGACCGACGCACGATCCGAAACCATCGAGTACGAGCGACCGACAGCCGAGGCTCTCATCAACGACGAGCATCGGCTCAGGGAGCTGTTCGGGCTGCTCGTGCTCGCACATTATCGAACTGAGCCGGATGACCTCGTCCGACTTCTTGATGCTCCGAATCTCTCGATTCGAGCGCTGACACACGGGGGACGCATCGTCTCGGTCGCACTCCTCGCCCGTGAGGGTGGGCTGTCACGCGAGACGCGAACAGCGGCGTACGCTGGAGACCGCATTCGCGGAAATATGCTCCCAGACCTGCTCACGGGACAGCTGCGCGACCCCGACGCAACAGCCACAACAGGAATGAGAGTAATGCGCATCGCTACCCATCCAGCAGTGCGCTCGCGCGGGCTCGGATCACGCTTGTTAGACGAGATTCACGCCGAATTCGAGCAGATCGACTGGTTCGGCGTCGCCTACGGAACGACTCCCGAACTCCTCCGATTCTGGCGTGAGAACGGCTATCGGACGGTGCATCTCTCGACAACGAGAAACGAGACGAGCGGTGAACACAGTGCGGCGATGCTCCGACCGGTGGGTGAGTCAGCGCTGTTCGAACGCCACACACGGTGGTTCCGAGAGCGGATCGGCGGAATGCTCTCGGATACACTCACAGACCTCGATCCCGACATCGTTCGAGCTGCGCTGGCAGCAACCGACGGGCCCGCTGTGCTCGAACTGACCGATAGGGAGTGGCAACTCATCGTGAGTGCTGCGTTCGGTCCCGGCCAGTTCGATATGCACCCCGGCCCGTTCCGACGACTGGTGCTCACAACGCTGAGTGATCCCACAGCCGATGTGCTCTCTGCCCGCGAAGAACGACTCCTCGTCCGCCGGGTGTTGCAGGCACACTCGTGGGACGAGGTCGCAGAGGCGATGGAGATGTCATCGAGTGCGTGCCGGCGGGCACTGGGACGTGCGCTCCAACCGTTGGTCGATCTGTACGGTACTCAAGCGGCGGCCGACGAACGGCGGTGGTACGATGAGTGA
- the ndk gene encoding nucleoside-diphosphate kinase, which translates to MARERTFVMAKPDAVQRGLIGEIVSRIEERGLKLVGGKFMQIDDELARDHYGEHVDKPFFDDLTTFITSGPVFAMVWEGQDATRQVRQMMGETDPADAAPGTIRGDYALDLGRNVIHGSDHEDPGANEREIDLFFDEEELLDYERIDGEWLYE; encoded by the coding sequence ATGGCTCGTGAGCGCACCTTCGTGATGGCCAAGCCCGACGCTGTTCAGCGCGGACTCATTGGTGAGATCGTCTCTCGGATCGAAGAACGTGGACTGAAGCTCGTTGGTGGGAAGTTCATGCAGATCGATGACGAACTCGCCCGCGACCACTACGGCGAACACGTCGATAAGCCCTTTTTCGACGACTTGACGACGTTCATCACGTCGGGTCCCGTCTTTGCGATGGTCTGGGAGGGACAAGACGCAACGCGACAGGTCCGCCAGATGATGGGCGAGACCGACCCTGCCGACGCCGCACCCGGCACGATCCGTGGTGATTACGCGCTGGACCTCGGGAGAAACGTGATTCACGGCTCCGATCACGAAGACCCCGGCGCAAACGAGCGCGAAATCGATCTGTTCTTCGATGAGGAAGAACTCCTCGACTACGAACGGATCGATGGCGAGTGGCTCTACGAGTGA
- a CDS encoding DUF456 domain-containing protein produces MSELLTLLALAMLVGGIAGSVLPLLPGALLSLTGVYLYWWSTGFTDPGMLWVFVLTTIGLTAFIADYFGGAITARAGGASLFTTGLAVVVGFVLLFVTGPIGLLIGIGGTVFLAEYYRHRDAKTGGKAALYATVGVIASTVAQVLLTVCMLVMFVIAVFV; encoded by the coding sequence ATGAGTGAGCTACTGACGCTGCTCGCGCTTGCAATGCTCGTCGGCGGTATTGCCGGGAGCGTCCTCCCGCTGCTTCCGGGGGCGTTGCTGTCGCTGACTGGAGTCTACCTGTATTGGTGGTCGACCGGATTCACTGATCCCGGCATGCTCTGGGTCTTCGTACTCACCACTATCGGCCTCACTGCGTTCATCGCGGATTACTTCGGTGGCGCGATCACCGCCCGCGCTGGCGGTGCCTCGCTTTTCACAACCGGTCTGGCGGTGGTCGTTGGATTCGTATTGCTGTTCGTTACGGGACCAATTGGCCTGCTTATCGGCATTGGAGGCACCGTCTTCCTCGCCGAATACTACCGTCACCGCGACGCCAAGACAGGTGGAAAAGCAGCGCTGTACGCAACGGTCGGTGTCATCGCTTCGACTGTGGCACAGGTGCTGCTCACGGTCTGCATGCTCGTGATGTTCGTGATTGCTGTCTTCGTCTAG
- a CDS encoding FAD-binding protein: MDDYEHYEAVVVGAGPGGAAAAAKLADEGIETLVLERGVDAGSKNVSGGLIYAEESAPYTIDDLFPDFREEATERPITEYYLQNIAGEKVKEFDLTSLHEHDTEWSDAVLRRPMDSWLAERVHERTRETGGGLLTGISVNGLLRNEGQIIGVTCDEIDPIRADIIVAADGVNSELARDSGLMDWEKPDEWFQGVKAVVDMPDGSIEERFGIGPNEGIAHLFSGNLFDDVRGGGFLYTNTDTLSIGAVFHLDSLVAEQAEPHELLNGLLTHPLLGQWIDDECDEIEYSAKLVPDSKKVAHTSPHRDRLVLVGDAGGQMQAQGPIIKGMNHAVTAGALAAESFAEAKRRNNTDSAGRRYERKLQDSGVMGKLRPKRYEMMRPIGEREDMTSVVDRLLTSPIGRIGVRAMDTAGLLQRLYSSPFMSMAAPDTKTPYVTLPTMIAEELGTRVQERNTIVPPSLEERIGDLTYDTDVGNPHIKLLDNSAEASGAAVSACPVSATDFGGGCYREETIQTNGGQKQVVSLDTQPCVECGTCAIVAETEWEHPRGGKGVEFKHG, from the coding sequence ATTGATGATTACGAACACTACGAAGCTGTCGTTGTTGGTGCCGGCCCGGGCGGCGCAGCAGCGGCGGCGAAATTAGCAGATGAGGGTATCGAAACGCTCGTCCTCGAACGGGGGGTCGATGCGGGATCGAAGAATGTCTCTGGTGGACTCATTTACGCCGAAGAGTCTGCTCCCTACACAATCGACGATCTCTTTCCAGATTTCAGAGAGGAGGCCACAGAGCGACCGATTACTGAGTATTACCTCCAGAACATCGCTGGTGAGAAAGTCAAGGAGTTCGATCTCACGTCGTTACACGAACACGACACAGAGTGGTCTGACGCCGTTCTGCGACGTCCCATGGACTCGTGGCTCGCAGAGCGCGTTCACGAGCGGACGCGCGAAACTGGTGGCGGGTTGTTGACCGGAATCAGCGTCAACGGGCTCCTTCGGAACGAGGGCCAGATCATCGGCGTCACGTGCGACGAGATCGACCCCATCCGAGCGGACATCATCGTGGCTGCTGATGGAGTGAACAGTGAACTCGCACGGGACTCTGGTCTCATGGACTGGGAGAAACCAGACGAATGGTTCCAGGGTGTCAAAGCAGTCGTCGACATGCCCGATGGGAGCATCGAAGAGCGCTTTGGCATTGGGCCAAACGAGGGTATTGCCCACCTCTTCTCTGGCAATCTGTTCGATGACGTTCGCGGTGGTGGATTCCTGTACACCAACACGGACACGCTGTCGATCGGAGCCGTCTTCCACCTCGACAGCCTCGTTGCCGAGCAAGCAGAGCCACACGAACTACTCAATGGGTTGCTCACCCACCCACTACTCGGACAGTGGATCGACGATGAGTGTGACGAAATCGAGTACTCGGCGAAGCTCGTTCCCGATTCGAAGAAGGTGGCTCACACTTCCCCCCACCGCGACCGACTTGTCCTCGTCGGCGACGCTGGAGGACAGATGCAGGCACAGGGTCCGATCATCAAAGGGATGAATCACGCAGTGACGGCCGGGGCACTGGCTGCCGAGTCGTTCGCAGAGGCAAAAAGACGAAACAACACCGATTCGGCTGGCAGACGCTACGAGCGGAAGCTTCAGGACAGCGGCGTGATGGGGAAACTCCGACCCAAGCGCTACGAGATGATGCGACCGATCGGCGAACGAGAAGACATGACGAGCGTGGTCGACCGACTCCTCACGTCGCCCATCGGTCGCATCGGTGTTCGAGCAATGGACACAGCCGGTCTATTACAACGGCTGTACAGCTCACCGTTCATGTCGATGGCGGCTCCAGACACCAAAACACCGTACGTCACGCTCCCGACGATGATCGCAGAGGAGCTCGGAACGCGGGTTCAAGAACGGAACACGATTGTACCACCGAGCCTCGAAGAACGCATCGGCGACCTAACCTACGACACCGACGTTGGAAATCCACACATCAAGCTGCTCGATAACTCGGCCGAGGCAAGTGGTGCCGCTGTTTCCGCCTGTCCCGTCAGCGCCACAGACTTCGGTGGTGGCTGCTACCGTGAGGAGACAATCCAAACGAATGGCGGACAGAAACAAGTCGTCAGCTTGGATACACAGCCGTGTGTCGAATGTGGTACCTGTGCTATCGTCGCAGAGACTGAATGGGAACACCCCCGAGGTGGGAAGGGCGTCGAGTTCAAACACGGCTGA
- a CDS encoding GNAT family N-acetyltransferase, translating into MQFSDELEFTHRDRKDVYEYVERYGSVGYEKARAGLDMEPAAFGHHVAILKRDGIIEQHDDTLTISFESGGKEQFSEDGVEFVIRQAREDDLTGLVGAIREAITDKTYIVAENIADIIDHENVLLRHNDLESRVFFVATVNGDVVGWVHLTSPEIEKLGHTAELTVGVIEAYRGHGIGSHLLQRGLEWANENGYEKVCNSVPSTNEDAIAFLDRHGWETEAVREKHYKIDNEYLDEVMMAVNL; encoded by the coding sequence ATGCAGTTCTCGGACGAACTCGAGTTCACTCACCGTGATCGGAAAGACGTATACGAGTACGTCGAGCGATACGGGAGCGTCGGGTACGAAAAAGCGCGTGCGGGACTCGACATGGAACCGGCTGCGTTTGGCCATCACGTAGCGATTTTGAAACGAGACGGGATCATCGAACAGCACGACGATACGCTCACGATTTCCTTCGAGAGCGGAGGGAAAGAGCAGTTCTCGGAGGATGGTGTCGAATTCGTGATTCGACAAGCCCGTGAGGACGATCTCACTGGACTCGTGGGGGCTATCCGCGAGGCAATCACCGATAAGACGTACATTGTCGCCGAAAACATCGCCGACATCATCGACCACGAGAACGTGTTGCTCCGGCACAACGATCTCGAATCTCGAGTGTTTTTCGTCGCCACCGTCAACGGTGATGTTGTTGGATGGGTGCACCTCACGTCACCCGAAATCGAAAAGTTGGGCCACACTGCCGAACTCACTGTTGGCGTTATTGAGGCGTACCGCGGCCACGGAATCGGGAGCCACCTCCTCCAGCGCGGACTGGAGTGGGCGAACGAAAACGGCTACGAAAAAGTGTGCAACAGCGTTCCGTCGACGAACGAGGACGCCATTGCGTTCCTCGACCGTCATGGCTGGGAAACCGAGGCGGTGCGCGAGAAGCATTACAAGATCGATAACGAATATCTCGACGAGGTGATGATGGCCGTTAATCTGTAA
- a CDS encoding electron transfer flavoprotein subunit alpha/FixB family protein, protein MADLDPSEYTISELGPELKDIEDVDALQTILEAEKDGKDRQGAKTLIESRIEKFTEDEDEVDVDELDPSELSTAELGNALQDIDDAEELEVLLEAEKKGNDRDSAKRLIESRIDSVSGSGEEEEVKEEEERLSPEEKHPDLDHPTADKRHIRALDDGAYRDMWVYCETQAGGLIDVSKEMVGKSRQLMDAYNEEYDTDERVVAVLIGDDVSELSEELIGYGADVVVQYEDERLSRFRHKPYTEIFVDMARADADWREYDEPRYTIFPATNNGRDLSAQVQAELDSGLASDCSGLYIEESVISNPVKTGRPGEKKTFERVLHMKRPDFSGFEYSTILCLDNPNREFHPQGASVIPGSFDIPEVNSERDGQIITHEVDLDSDWMRVDVIEHDRLDSGVDLTDHDVIVALGRGIGDDPTLGMELGVELANTFEDAAVGVSRGIVTGSYDFAGHVEDYTSEERQIGETGQVVAPELYIAIGISGAVQHKVGMDESETIVTINTDPDARIRDFSDYFIEGDLFEVVPQLTGALKSGELDLKAAADGGSSADADANERADQTPDEMKGESDD, encoded by the coding sequence GTGGCGGATCTCGACCCGAGCGAGTACACCATCTCCGAACTCGGCCCGGAACTGAAAGACATCGAGGATGTCGATGCACTTCAGACGATCCTCGAAGCCGAGAAAGACGGCAAAGACAGACAGGGCGCAAAGACGCTCATCGAGAGTCGAATCGAGAAGTTCACCGAGGACGAAGACGAGGTCGATGTCGACGAGCTCGATCCGTCGGAGCTGTCCACAGCTGAGCTAGGGAACGCACTGCAAGACATCGATGATGCTGAGGAACTCGAAGTACTCCTCGAAGCCGAGAAAAAGGGTAACGACCGCGATAGCGCAAAGCGGCTCATCGAGAGTCGGATCGATTCGGTTTCTGGTAGTGGTGAAGAAGAAGAAGTAAAAGAGGAAGAAGAACGACTCTCTCCCGAGGAGAAACACCCGGATCTCGACCACCCGACAGCGGATAAACGACACATTCGTGCGCTCGATGACGGAGCGTACCGCGACATGTGGGTCTACTGTGAGACGCAAGCAGGAGGGCTCATCGACGTCTCCAAAGAGATGGTGGGGAAATCCCGCCAGCTGATGGATGCGTACAACGAGGAGTATGACACGGACGAGCGCGTCGTTGCAGTACTCATCGGCGACGATGTCTCGGAGCTCTCAGAGGAGCTCATCGGCTACGGCGCTGACGTTGTCGTCCAGTACGAGGACGAACGGCTCTCGCGCTTCCGGCACAAACCGTACACGGAGATATTCGTGGATATGGCGCGGGCGGACGCCGATTGGCGCGAATATGACGAACCGCGCTACACCATCTTTCCAGCGACGAACAATGGCCGCGATCTTTCGGCGCAGGTACAAGCTGAACTCGATAGTGGATTAGCGAGCGACTGCTCTGGGCTCTACATCGAAGAGAGCGTCATCAGCAATCCAGTCAAAACTGGTCGTCCAGGCGAGAAGAAGACATTCGAGCGCGTCCTACACATGAAGCGCCCGGATTTCAGCGGCTTCGAATACTCGACCATTTTGTGTCTCGACAATCCGAATCGGGAGTTTCATCCACAGGGTGCGTCGGTCATCCCTGGTAGTTTCGACATTCCTGAGGTAAATTCCGAAAGAGACGGACAAATTATAACGCACGAAGTCGATCTCGATTCGGACTGGATGCGCGTGGATGTAATTGAGCACGATCGGCTCGATAGCGGTGTCGACCTCACAGACCACGACGTTATCGTCGCGCTCGGACGAGGAATCGGCGACGACCCGACCCTTGGGATGGAGCTCGGCGTAGAGCTTGCCAACACGTTCGAAGACGCCGCTGTCGGTGTCTCTCGTGGCATCGTCACCGGCTCGTACGACTTCGCAGGACATGTCGAGGACTACACAAGCGAAGAGCGCCAGATCGGTGAGACTGGGCAGGTCGTTGCGCCGGAGCTGTACATCGCTATTGGAATCAGCGGTGCCGTACAGCACAAGGTCGGAATGGACGAATCGGAGACGATCGTCACCATCAACACCGACCCTGATGCCCGTATTCGGGATTTCAGCGACTACTTCATCGAAGGCGATCTGTTCGAGGTTGTTCCACAGCTGACAGGAGCCCTGAAATCCGGTGAGCTGGACCTGAAAGCGGCTGCAGATGGTGGATCATCCGCGGACGCTGATGCGAACGAGCGGGCAGATCAAACGCCAGACGAAATGAAAGGTGAATCCGATGATTGA
- a CDS encoding 50S ribosomal protein L24e has translation MPTTRICDFSGDEIEPGTGIMYVRNDGTVLHFKDSKCEKNYFLGREARSLEWTESGRREGGDNTQAESESETESDTESSDVVPDLERAETADTGVEGEPGAADQPDEDDVETSEESEDDENEDDE, from the coding sequence ATGCCGACGACACGAATTTGCGATTTCAGCGGCGACGAAATCGAACCCGGAACGGGCATCATGTACGTCCGAAACGACGGCACCGTCCTGCATTTCAAAGATTCGAAATGCGAGAAAAACTACTTCCTCGGTCGAGAGGCCCGAAGCCTCGAATGGACCGAGTCCGGTCGACGCGAAGGTGGCGACAACACGCAAGCCGAGTCGGAGTCGGAGACGGAATCGGACACTGAGAGCTCCGATGTGGTCCCCGATCTCGAACGGGCTGAGACAGCTGACACTGGCGTTGAAGGCGAGCCCGGCGCCGCCGACCAGCCAGATGAGGACGACGTCGAGACGAGTGAGGAGTCTGAAGACGACGAGAACGAGGATGACGAGTAA
- the rpl7ae gene encoding 50S ribosomal protein L7Ae, translating into MSVYVDFDVPADLAEDAIEALQVARDTGSVKKGTNETTKAVERGNAELVYIAEDVQPEEVVMHIPELCDEKDISYVFVETQDDIGHAAGLEVGSAAAALIDAGEAEGDVDDITAKLGELR; encoded by the coding sequence ATGTCAGTCTACGTAGATTTCGACGTTCCGGCAGATCTTGCAGAAGACGCCATCGAGGCGCTTCAGGTCGCCCGGGACACAGGTTCGGTAAAGAAAGGAACGAACGAAACGACGAAAGCAGTCGAGCGCGGCAACGCTGAGTTGGTGTACATCGCAGAAGATGTCCAACCCGAGGAAGTTGTCATGCATATCCCCGAACTGTGCGATGAGAAGGATATCTCGTACGTCTTCGTCGAAACACAGGACGACATCGGCCACGCAGCTGGTCTCGAAGTTGGTAGCGCAGCTGCTGCCCTCATCGACGCAGGCGAGGCCGAGGGTGATGTCGACGACATCACCGCCAAACTCGGAGAACTCAGGTAA
- a CDS encoding electron transfer flavoprotein subunit beta/FixA family protein, with protein MHSIVLTKGVPDFREGQVSFDEDGHLERGKTPTVMNPNDKHALRAALQTKVRHGGRVSVMSMGPPGYGDVLAEAMDSVYADDLYLLSDRELAASDTWATAITLSTGLEKLGVPDLVLAGFKTADGETGHTGPQACWALDMPMITHVIALDVDEEERVVRAKRLVEGGVDEIETVEAPLPAFIVADPEFDPSYRTAGEQLTLKDLRAKTKDRAEHYEHHLTTWDHSDLNLDPDYIGLDGSPTIVSSVDPIPKPPAEREATMVDPTDESEMGNVFDTIQPFAAGGD; from the coding sequence ATGCACTCGATTGTTCTCACAAAAGGGGTTCCCGATTTCCGCGAGGGGCAGGTCTCGTTCGACGAGGACGGACACCTCGAACGGGGAAAGACCCCGACCGTTATGAACCCGAACGACAAGCACGCGCTCCGTGCAGCGCTTCAAACGAAGGTACGACACGGTGGGCGAGTCAGCGTGATGAGTATGGGACCACCAGGATACGGCGACGTGCTCGCAGAGGCGATGGACTCTGTGTACGCCGATGATCTCTACTTGCTTTCAGACCGCGAGCTAGCAGCCTCGGATACGTGGGCAACGGCGATCACGCTCAGCACGGGACTCGAAAAGCTCGGTGTTCCTGATCTCGTTTTGGCTGGCTTCAAAACCGCCGACGGTGAGACGGGTCACACCGGTCCACAGGCCTGCTGGGCGCTCGACATGCCCATGATCACCCACGTCATCGCACTCGACGTGGACGAAGAGGAGCGAGTAGTGCGGGCAAAGAGGCTCGTTGAAGGCGGCGTCGATGAGATCGAAACCGTCGAGGCACCGTTGCCCGCGTTCATCGTTGCCGATCCCGAGTTTGATCCGTCCTACCGGACTGCGGGCGAGCAATTGACGCTGAAAGATCTCCGAGCAAAAACGAAAGACCGAGCCGAACACTACGAGCACCATCTGACGACGTGGGATCACAGCGACCTGAATCTCGATCCGGATTACATCGGTCTCGATGGGTCGCCCACAATCGTTTCGTCAGTGGATCCGATTCCAAAGCCCCCCGCAGAGCGCGAGGCAACGATGGTCGATCCAACCGACGAGAGTGAGATGGGTAACGTGTTCGATACAATACAGCCGTTCGCGGCAGGGGGTGATTGA